Within the Trichosurus vulpecula isolate mTriVul1 unplaced genomic scaffold, mTriVul1.pri scaffold_166_arrow_ctg1, whole genome shotgun sequence genome, the region GCCATCGCCCCCTGGTGGCGGAGGTGCCTAACGACACCCTCGGGCTCCCCACCTGGGCGATATAGGAATGTAGCGGGGGGGCGGGGCTGAGAGTCTGCGGGGAGGGGGAACGCTGCCGGGGGTCCTGGGTCCCCGCAGGCTTTGCCCCTACCCGGCTCTCCCTCCAGGCCATCTGGACACGGTTCTTCCCGGCCACCGAGGCGCTACGGGCTCTGCTGTGCCAGGGCACCCTCGGGGAGGTGCGAGTGATTCACGCGGAGTTTGGCATTGACGGTGCAAGCTTCGGTCGACCCACGGACTGGGAGCAGGCGGGGGGCGGGCTGCTCGAATTGGGTGTCTACTGCGTCCAGCACATCTCCATGGTGGCCGGGGGCCAGCGGCCTGAGAAGATCCACGCCGTGGGGCTGCTTCATGAGAAGGGTAGGggaagaatggggggagggggcttcCTCAAAGTTTGACTGCTGAGTGGGAGTGAGGGATTAAAGTGCGAGGAGCAAGCTGACTTCCGCGACTGACCGCTGGTGTGTCCTGCTAGGCGTGGATGACACAGTGACGATCATCCTGCGGTACCCAGGTGGGCTCCAGGCCTCCTTCAGCTGTAGCGTCACCACCGAGCTGTCCAACTCATTGTCAGTGTTTGGAACCAAGGGCAAGGCAGAGGTGAGAGCACCCTGGCCCGAGGGTCACCCAGGGCCTGTTGCCAGGGGGCCATAGGCCTGGGACACGTGGGAGCAGGTGGATGGGTGACCCCTTGCCTGTGGCcactctctcctcccagatcCCTTCCACCATGTGGTGCCCCACAGAGCTGGTGGTGAACGAGAAGAGCACCAAGTTCCCCTTGCCCAAGGTGGCAGACTCTGAGAGGTTCAATTACATCAATTCCATTGGCATGGTCTATGAAGCCCAGCATGTGCGGCAGTGTCTGCTGCAGGGTGAGCTTGGGAAGCTCCCGGGAGGGCAAAGGCAGGGGCCTCCAGTGGGGTCCCTGACAACCCCACCTCCTGCAGCATGCTGGGACAGCCAGGCTTGCCCTGCTCAtgatcctccttctttccctaggTCTGAAGGAGAGCCCTGTAATGCCCCTGGCAGAGAGTGAGCTCTTGGCAGACATCCTGGAGGAAGCGAGGAGGCAGATTGGGCTCAGGTTCCTCCAGGACAGAAACTAAGCTTCCAAACTATTGCCCAGTGAAGAAATCCCTGCCAGCAGTTTGTCACCCATGTCCCTACTCTTCAGCATGGCCCTGGAAGCTGTGTTGCTCTGGCCCTGAGTCCAAGCCCTGCCCCAGTCTTTGCTGTGATCTCTCCCTGCCCTTCTAAGCCTCAGGAGGTGTTCTGGAATA harbors:
- the LOC118833309 gene encoding trans-1,2-dihydrobenzene-1,2-diol dehydrogenase-like → MEKALRWGILSAGRISHDFTTALRSLPRSEHQIVAVAARDLSRAQDFAKRHEIPKSYDSYEQLMKDPDVDVVYVGPQHPQHVGAVLQCLAAGKPVLCEKPLGVTAAEVREMVAAARARGLFLMEAIWTRFFPATEALRALLCQGTLGEVRVIHAEFGIDGASFGRPTDWEQAGGGLLELGVYCVQHISMVAGGQRPEKIHAVGLLHEKGVDDTVTIILRYPGGLQASFSCSVTTELSNSLSVFGTKGKAEIPSTMWCPTELVVNEKSTKFPLPKVADSERFNYINSIGMVYEAQHVRQCLLQGLKESPVMPLAESELLADILEEARRQIGLRFLQDRN